A stretch of the Simiduia curdlanivorans genome encodes the following:
- a CDS encoding efflux RND transporter permease subunit: MINAIVRLSIERRYLVMSLMLVLIGIGVWSYQHLPIDAVPDITNVQVQINTEAPGFSPLEAEQRITFPVETALYGLPALDYTRSLSRYGLSQVTVVFKEGTDIYHARNLIDERLSAIKGALPLGLEPEMGPIATGLGEIFVYTIEASPSATQKNGEPYDAMALREVQDWVIKPQLAQVPGVVEINTIGGYDKQYHVLPDPQRLLEMGATLDQVANALRRNNSNRGAGYIERNGQQLLVRSPGQLASITEIENVVVGLLGNVPITVKDVADVAIGKELRTGAATRDGRETVMGTAMMLVGENPRIVAQDVARKLEAIRPSLPSGVKVEAVYDRTTLVDKTIATVQKNLVEGALLVILVLFVLLGNIRAALITAAVIPLSMLATLTGMVRTGVSANLMSLGALDFGLIVDGAVIIVENCIRRLSESQHQNGKQLDLRERLHLVYSATGEVIRPSLFGVAIITVVYIPIFSLTGVEGKMFHPMAATVVMALLSAMLLSLTFVPAAVALFMGGKISETESRIIVVSKSLYRPVLEAAFRLRWLVLGSASALMLLCAWLLTTLGSEFIPQLGEGDIALHALRIPGTGLEQSVKMQEILESRIKEFPEVDKVYAKIGTPEVATDPMPPSVADNFVILKPRSEWPNPDRSKADLVTAMEAAVTQLPGNNYEFTQPIQMRFNELISGVRTDLGIKVFGDDLDQLVATANDILEIVEAIDGAADARVEQVTGLPMLSIVPKRMTLARYGLSLDELQDFVAAGVGGEEAGLIYEGDRRFKLMVRLPELLRTDIDSLAFLPIALPNGDFVPLSEVADMELKPAPAQISRENGKRRVVVTANVRERDLGGFVDEVKLKINEQLELPSGYWLAYGGTFEQMESASQRLAIVVPVTLLIIIGLLVMAFGSLKDSLIIFTGVPLALTGGVLALWFRDMPLSISAGVGFIALSGVAVLNGLVMLAFIRDLWHETGDLARSVIDGALIRLRPVLMTALVASLGFIPMALNTGTGAEVQRPLATVVIGGIISSTLLTLFVLPILYQWVHRRDKERASA, translated from the coding sequence ATGATCAATGCAATCGTGCGCCTCTCCATCGAGCGGCGCTACCTCGTTATGAGTCTGATGCTGGTTTTGATTGGCATCGGGGTCTGGAGTTATCAACACCTGCCCATCGATGCCGTGCCAGACATCACCAATGTGCAAGTGCAAATCAATACCGAAGCACCTGGGTTTTCGCCCTTGGAAGCGGAGCAGCGGATTACCTTTCCGGTAGAAACCGCGCTCTATGGGTTGCCGGCACTGGATTACACTCGCTCCTTGTCGCGCTACGGACTGTCACAAGTTACCGTGGTGTTTAAAGAGGGCACGGACATCTATCACGCTCGCAATCTGATCGACGAACGATTGTCCGCGATTAAAGGTGCCCTGCCGCTGGGGCTGGAGCCAGAGATGGGTCCGATTGCGACCGGCCTCGGCGAAATTTTTGTCTATACCATTGAGGCTTCGCCGAGTGCGACGCAGAAAAACGGCGAACCCTACGACGCCATGGCGCTGCGAGAAGTTCAGGATTGGGTTATTAAACCGCAATTAGCTCAAGTACCTGGCGTGGTTGAGATAAACACTATTGGTGGATACGACAAACAATATCATGTGCTACCAGATCCTCAGCGTTTGTTGGAAATGGGTGCGACCTTGGATCAAGTAGCCAACGCGCTGCGCCGCAATAACAGTAATCGCGGTGCTGGCTACATCGAACGCAATGGGCAGCAACTACTGGTGCGTTCGCCCGGTCAATTGGCCAGCATTACGGAGATCGAAAACGTAGTGGTAGGGCTGCTCGGCAACGTACCTATCACCGTTAAAGATGTGGCGGACGTGGCCATTGGCAAAGAGCTGCGCACGGGTGCGGCCACGCGGGATGGCCGCGAAACCGTTATGGGTACGGCGATGATGTTGGTCGGCGAAAACCCGCGCATTGTAGCGCAAGATGTGGCGCGCAAGCTGGAAGCTATTCGGCCATCACTACCAAGCGGCGTCAAGGTTGAGGCGGTTTACGACAGAACCACGCTAGTTGATAAAACCATCGCCACCGTGCAAAAAAATCTGGTGGAAGGCGCTTTGCTGGTGATCCTTGTACTGTTTGTTTTGCTAGGCAATATCCGTGCGGCGCTTATTACTGCCGCTGTGATTCCGCTGTCGATGTTGGCGACCTTAACGGGCATGGTGCGCACAGGTGTATCCGCTAACTTGATGAGTTTAGGGGCTCTGGATTTTGGTTTGATTGTGGATGGCGCTGTCATCATCGTTGAAAACTGCATTCGACGGCTATCGGAATCCCAGCATCAAAACGGCAAGCAGCTGGACTTGCGCGAGCGCTTGCATTTGGTCTACTCAGCGACAGGTGAAGTGATTCGGCCAAGTTTATTCGGCGTGGCGATCATCACCGTGGTGTATATCCCGATATTCTCGCTCACTGGTGTGGAAGGCAAGATGTTCCACCCCATGGCGGCAACGGTAGTGATGGCCTTGCTGTCGGCGATGCTACTGTCTCTCACCTTCGTACCCGCCGCGGTTGCGTTGTTTATGGGGGGCAAGATCAGTGAAACGGAAAGTCGTATCATTGTTGTTAGCAAATCGCTGTATCGTCCTGTACTAGAAGCCGCGTTTCGATTGCGCTGGTTAGTACTGGGCAGCGCATCTGCGCTAATGTTGCTCTGTGCATGGTTGCTAACAACGCTGGGCTCGGAGTTTATTCCGCAACTAGGCGAAGGCGATATCGCGCTGCATGCACTGCGTATTCCCGGTACTGGCTTGGAGCAGTCCGTTAAAATGCAGGAAATTCTTGAGAGCCGGATTAAAGAATTTCCCGAGGTGGATAAAGTGTACGCGAAAATCGGCACGCCGGAGGTGGCAACCGACCCCATGCCACCCAGCGTCGCGGATAATTTTGTTATTCTAAAACCGCGCAGTGAGTGGCCGAATCCCGATCGCTCAAAAGCCGATTTAGTTACCGCGATGGAAGCGGCCGTTACCCAGTTGCCTGGCAACAACTATGAATTTACCCAGCCTATTCAAATGCGTTTCAACGAATTGATTTCTGGTGTGCGCACGGATCTGGGTATCAAAGTTTTTGGCGATGATCTTGATCAATTAGTTGCGACGGCTAACGATATTTTAGAAATTGTTGAAGCAATTGACGGGGCGGCGGATGCTCGTGTCGAGCAGGTCACAGGCTTGCCTATGCTGTCCATTGTGCCCAAGCGAATGACCTTGGCGCGCTATGGTTTGAGCCTAGATGAGTTGCAGGATTTTGTGGCTGCAGGTGTTGGCGGAGAAGAGGCTGGTTTGATCTATGAGGGCGACCGTCGTTTCAAGCTGATGGTCCGGCTGCCCGAGCTATTGCGCACGGATATCGACAGTTTGGCTTTCTTGCCAATTGCTTTACCCAATGGCGATTTTGTTCCCTTGAGTGAAGTGGCAGACATGGAGTTGAAACCGGCACCGGCGCAAATTAGTCGCGAAAACGGCAAACGTCGGGTGGTGGTCACCGCCAATGTCCGCGAACGGGATCTTGGCGGCTTTGTCGATGAGGTCAAGCTGAAAATCAACGAGCAGTTGGAATTGCCCAGCGGCTATTGGCTGGCTTACGGTGGCACCTTCGAGCAAATGGAGTCAGCCAGCCAGCGCTTGGCTATTGTGGTGCCAGTAACGCTGTTGATCATCATTGGCTTATTGGTCATGGCCTTCGGCTCATTGAAAGATTCGTTGATTATCTTCACGGGTGTACCGCTGGCATTAACGGGCGGGGTGTTAGCGCTTTGGTTCAGGGATATGCCACTGTCGATTTCGGCTGGCGTGGGGTTTATTGCCCTGTCTGGTGTGGCTGTATTGAACGGCTTAGTCATGTTGGCCTTTATTCGAGACCTTTGGCACGAAACCGGTGATCTGGCTAGGTCTGTGATTGACGGGGCGCTGATTCGGTTGCGTCCGGTGTTAATGACAGCCTTGGTCGCAAGTCTTGGCTTTATCCCTATGGCTCTCAATACCGGTACCGGTGCGGAAGTACAACGGCCACTTGCCACCGTGGTTATCGGGGGCATTATTTCCTCAACCCTTTTGACCTTATTCGTGTTACCCATACTGTATCAGTGGGTGCATCGTAGGGATAAAGAACGGGCATCCGCCTAG
- a CDS encoding efflux RND transporter periplasmic adaptor subunit: protein MNVKKTQFFKRWALVLLIPFLGLALNAYSAGQASNANAPQEGQKGPNGGKLMQDGRIKLELAIFERGVPPEYRAWISLDGKPVDDAELTVTLTRLGGQQDVFSFSKRPRDAYWLGAGVVTEPHSFDVLVNLRLAGKTHQWQWESHEGRVEISADIAKKVGIATAVAGAGKIERHLQVFGRLATPPDQKAELRARFPGVVKAVYVNVGKSVKKDALLAVIESNESLQSYELRAPMAGVIQERSANRGESVSDARLFTLVNNETLWAELKVFPSQREQVLAGQSVHIQHNKHLHDSQISHMTASANGAPFVLARALLTNTEGDMAPGDLVNGTIDVEEVEVPLVVDNRALQTFRDWTVVFIKVGDSYEIRPLELGRSDGRYTEVIGGLNAGDDYVVDNSYLIKADIEKSGASHDH from the coding sequence ATGAACGTAAAAAAGACACAATTTTTTAAACGCTGGGCCCTAGTGTTGCTGATTCCGTTTTTGGGTTTAGCGCTGAATGCATACAGCGCGGGTCAAGCCAGTAATGCAAATGCACCGCAGGAAGGACAAAAAGGCCCGAATGGTGGAAAGTTAATGCAAGACGGCCGCATTAAATTGGAATTGGCTATTTTTGAACGCGGTGTTCCGCCCGAATATCGCGCTTGGATTAGCCTTGATGGCAAACCCGTTGACGATGCGGAACTGACCGTGACGCTGACCCGCTTGGGCGGGCAGCAGGATGTGTTCAGCTTTAGCAAGCGCCCGCGAGACGCGTATTGGTTAGGCGCTGGCGTTGTTACTGAACCTCATTCTTTTGATGTGTTGGTGAATTTGCGCTTGGCAGGCAAAACTCACCAATGGCAATGGGAATCTCACGAGGGTCGGGTTGAAATTAGCGCTGATATCGCGAAAAAAGTGGGTATTGCTACCGCGGTTGCAGGCGCTGGCAAGATCGAGCGCCACTTACAAGTTTTTGGTCGCTTGGCAACACCACCCGATCAAAAGGCAGAGCTGCGTGCCCGCTTTCCTGGCGTGGTGAAAGCGGTGTATGTGAACGTGGGTAAATCGGTAAAAAAGGACGCGCTTTTGGCGGTTATTGAATCGAACGAAAGTTTACAAAGCTATGAGCTGCGTGCGCCCATGGCTGGCGTTATTCAAGAGCGTTCGGCTAACCGGGGCGAATCCGTGTCCGATGCCCGCCTGTTTACACTGGTCAATAATGAAACGCTCTGGGCTGAACTCAAAGTTTTTCCTAGCCAGCGCGAGCAAGTTTTGGCCGGGCAAAGTGTTCATATACAACACAATAAACATCTACATGACAGCCAGATTAGCCACATGACAGCCAGCGCCAATGGCGCGCCCTTCGTATTGGCCAGAGCCTTGTTAACTAATACGGAAGGGGATATGGCACCGGGAGATTTGGTGAACGGCACGATAGATGTAGAAGAAGTAGAGGTGCCGCTTGTGGTGGACAACCGCGCCTTACAAACGTTTCGCGATTGGACCGTGGTGTTTATCAAGGTTGGCGACAGCTATGAGATACGCCCGCTGGAATTGGGGCGCAGCGATGGTCGCTACACGGAAGTCATCGGTGGATTGAACGCTGGCGACGACTATGTGGTGGACAACAGTTATTTAATCAAAGCCGATATTGAAAAATCCGGCGCCTCACACGATCATTAA
- a CDS encoding TolC family protein, which produces MKPTVTLTEAVQRSLSQNPSLKVFPYRYAALTGQAEIAQLRPAYELSFEAENIAGTGNFSGVDSGELTIALSSVIEMGDKREARQGVVSYSRSVLDAKLQVASLALLGEVTRRYVEVLAAQEQLALAGEASDLAGESLRIVTKRAAAGATPEAEVRRAQAAAEQAKLALLAQQQRFIYMKVALAALWGSTTPDFDKVEGNLFEFGEDVAFDSLFAKVEKNPVIEIFAAESRLKDAELRLAQTQSRADIRWSLGVRQMQETDDTALVAGFSMPLFSGQRNSGAVTTALAEKNQVFAQREVMLLDLHTQLFRAFHNRKQAIVTVKALGSTIIPALEQALTETQAAYQRGRYGYLDYVSARQELLNARNTQIEAAAAALTFGAEIEQLTAESLASGRGQNNDQQTESSLR; this is translated from the coding sequence GTGAAACCCACCGTTACATTGACAGAAGCCGTACAGCGCTCTCTCTCACAAAACCCGTCTTTAAAGGTTTTCCCCTATCGTTATGCGGCCTTAACAGGGCAAGCAGAAATTGCTCAGCTGCGGCCGGCATATGAGTTGAGTTTTGAGGCAGAAAATATTGCAGGCACGGGAAATTTCAGTGGTGTGGATAGCGGTGAGCTAACCATTGCCCTGTCTTCTGTGATCGAAATGGGCGATAAGCGGGAGGCTCGGCAGGGCGTTGTTTCTTATAGTCGGTCGGTTCTTGATGCCAAGCTTCAGGTGGCGTCTCTAGCCTTGCTTGGTGAAGTGACGCGCCGCTACGTCGAAGTGCTTGCCGCGCAGGAGCAGTTGGCATTAGCCGGCGAGGCCAGCGATTTGGCGGGCGAGAGTTTGCGCATTGTGACAAAGCGAGCGGCTGCGGGTGCAACACCCGAGGCTGAAGTGAGGCGAGCACAGGCCGCGGCTGAGCAAGCAAAACTCGCTTTACTTGCGCAGCAGCAACGATTTATCTATATGAAAGTAGCACTCGCTGCTTTGTGGGGTTCGACTACGCCTGACTTTGACAAGGTAGAAGGGAATCTATTTGAGTTTGGCGAGGACGTGGCATTCGATAGCTTGTTTGCCAAAGTTGAAAAAAATCCGGTAATCGAAATATTCGCGGCCGAGTCGCGGCTAAAAGACGCTGAGCTGCGGCTTGCACAAACCCAATCCCGCGCCGACATCCGTTGGTCTTTGGGCGTGCGTCAAATGCAGGAAACCGATGACACAGCATTGGTGGCAGGTTTCAGCATGCCGCTGTTTTCCGGCCAGCGAAATTCAGGCGCGGTGACCACAGCTCTAGCGGAAAAAAATCAAGTATTTGCGCAGCGCGAGGTGATGCTGCTCGATCTGCATACGCAGCTGTTTCGAGCTTTTCATAACCGCAAACAAGCGATTGTTACGGTTAAGGCGCTAGGTAGCACCATCATTCCTGCACTCGAGCAAGCGCTAACAGAAACTCAGGCTGCCTATCAGCGTGGCCGCTACGGGTATCTCGACTATGTCAGTGCCCGACAGGAATTATTGAACGCTCGAAATACTCAAATTGAAGCCGCTGCAGCGGCCTTAACCTTTGGCGCTGAAATTGAACAGCTAACGGCCGAGTCTTTGGCTTCAGGGCGCGGACAAAACAATGATCAGCAGACTGAGTCATCGCTGCGCTAA
- a CDS encoding metal/formaldehyde-sensitive transcriptional repressor, with product MSHTAKQRQKLLARVRRIKGQAEGLEKLLAQDGDCSKVLQQIAAVRGAVNGLMAEVLESHIREHLGVHDITPEAREADVEEVVSVLRSYLK from the coding sequence ATGTCACACACAGCCAAACAGCGCCAAAAATTGCTCGCACGGGTTCGCCGGATTAAAGGCCAAGCCGAGGGGTTGGAAAAGTTACTTGCGCAAGACGGTGATTGCAGCAAGGTGTTGCAGCAAATCGCTGCCGTTCGAGGCGCCGTGAATGGCTTGATGGCTGAAGTATTGGAAAGCCATATTCGCGAGCACTTAGGCGTTCATGATATTACACCCGAAGCGCGCGAAGCCGATGTTGAAGAAGTTGTAAGCGTGTTGCGCTCTTACCTCAAATAA
- the dmeF gene encoding CDF family Co(II)/Ni(II) efflux transporter DmeF, with amino-acid sequence MPTEPAQRYHDHVFDQGNPLAERNTRWAVMLTVVMMVVEITCGWLFNSMALLADGWHMSSHALALGLSVAAYAAARRFAQHPRFAFGTWKIEVLGGYTSAIILVGIAGLMFFQSVARLLAPTPIQYDQAILVAILGLLVNLICAWLLKGGHHHHHDSEDHDHDHDHHHDLNLRAAYLHVITDALTSLLAIIALFGGKLWGASWLDPVMGIVGAILVSIWAVGLIKNTAKILLDAEMDKPIAAQVKDRVHAQRPATEITDFHLWRVGKKHYACILSVTTSSAVTADLVKEWLNSIEELVHVTVEVNHGRSNVS; translated from the coding sequence ATGCCAACAGAACCAGCACAGCGCTATCACGATCATGTTTTTGACCAAGGCAACCCCTTGGCCGAGCGCAACACCCGCTGGGCAGTAATGCTGACTGTTGTCATGATGGTGGTAGAAATTACCTGTGGTTGGCTGTTCAACTCCATGGCGTTACTGGCCGATGGTTGGCACATGAGTTCGCACGCGTTAGCCTTGGGCCTATCGGTAGCGGCCTATGCAGCAGCGCGGCGGTTTGCGCAACACCCACGCTTCGCCTTTGGCACCTGGAAAATCGAAGTGCTGGGCGGATATACCAGTGCAATAATTCTGGTGGGCATTGCCGGGCTCATGTTTTTTCAATCGGTAGCACGGCTCTTAGCGCCCACCCCAATTCAGTATGATCAGGCAATTTTGGTAGCCATCCTAGGCTTGCTGGTCAACCTTATATGTGCCTGGCTGTTAAAGGGCGGGCATCATCACCATCACGACAGTGAAGATCATGACCATGACCATGACCATCATCACGACTTAAACTTGCGCGCGGCTTACCTACACGTAATAACGGATGCACTAACCTCATTGCTCGCCATCATTGCACTGTTCGGCGGCAAACTGTGGGGGGCAAGTTGGCTCGACCCGGTAATGGGTATTGTGGGCGCCATACTGGTAAGCATTTGGGCTGTTGGGCTCATTAAGAATACCGCCAAGATATTACTGGATGCAGAAATGGATAAACCCATCGCGGCCCAAGTAAAAGACCGCGTGCACGCGCAAAGACCAGCAACTGAAATTACTGATTTTCACCTATGGCGCGTTGGGAAAAAACATTATGCCTGTATTTTATCGGTGACTACGAGCTCGGCAGTGACAGCTGATTTGGTGAAGGAGTGGCTGAACAGCATCGAAGAATTAGTGCATGTGACGGTTGAGGTAAACCATGGCAGATCAAATGTATCCTAG
- the hrpB gene encoding ATP-dependent helicase HrpB has protein sequence MHVLPINAVLPDLLAALRQSDDCILEAPPGAGKTTYVPLALLTEAWLKGQKILLLEPRRLAARAAASRMASLLNEAVGEQVGFRVRMESKISRRTRIEVVTEGILTRMLQDDPSLEGYGIVVFDEFHERSLDGDLGLALALMARDLYGDLRQQPLKLLLMSATLDGQDISRLLDSAPIIRSEGRSYPIQIHYSEPWQFNQDLVARIVAAIFIALQHHDASVLVFLPGQSEIRRVADTLSHRLGSDSCALNNVMLAPLFGDLSLDQQRQAIEPCAPGFRKIVLATNIAETSLTIDGVDVVIDSGLYRQASFNPNTGLTHLVTKRISKASSTQRAGRAGRLAPGVCYRLWSETQQQELAAFTPPEIEQSDLSPLALQLFRWGVTSPAELRWLTPPPTGAWQQAVDLLLRLQAVAVDERGVQQITEQGRMMSDVPAHPRLAHMLVCAQALGQLPQAALIAALLSERDVNAGGADVQLRLDWLKGDRQGPGGVAKRLRQLASQFERALGQRAEATRVSRGELSVPPDQIAGLLLAFAFPDRIAQRRSEQGHHYRLSNGRSAVLAETDSLRSQPWLVVAETGGHTGERIFLAAALAPSLFDGPLKTLVRVEQSLGWDNNAERFVAEQRRCVGALILASKQLPPLTGEAKQQALLQLVRDRGLGLFEWSEAARQLRARVMLVREHTQQPINQSELSWPDFSDTGLLNNLNLWLAPYVDKINKLQDFKALDLHGLLCNQLDWHQQQALNQLAPSHWLVPSGNAIAIDYDQSPPVLAVKLQEMFGCEETPALVNGKVTLLLHLLSPARRPIQITQDIAGFWRGSYQAVKKDMKGRYSKHPWPDDPLQAIATAKVKNKM, from the coding sequence ATGCACGTTTTACCTATCAACGCCGTGTTACCCGACTTACTCGCCGCTTTGCGCCAGAGCGATGACTGCATTCTGGAGGCGCCGCCCGGCGCCGGTAAAACCACCTATGTACCGCTTGCACTGTTAACCGAAGCTTGGCTCAAGGGTCAGAAAATTCTGCTATTGGAGCCGCGCCGTTTAGCGGCGCGCGCTGCGGCGAGCCGTATGGCGAGCTTACTCAATGAAGCGGTGGGCGAGCAGGTGGGTTTTCGCGTGCGTATGGAATCAAAAATCAGCCGCCGCACCCGAATCGAGGTGGTTACCGAAGGTATTTTGACCCGCATGCTGCAGGATGATCCAAGCCTCGAGGGTTATGGCATCGTTGTGTTTGATGAATTTCACGAGCGCAGTTTGGATGGCGATTTAGGTTTAGCTCTAGCCTTAATGGCGCGCGATCTCTATGGCGATTTACGTCAGCAGCCACTGAAACTTTTGCTGATGTCGGCCACCCTAGACGGTCAAGACATTAGCCGTTTACTCGATAGCGCGCCCATTATTCGCAGCGAGGGGCGAAGTTACCCCATTCAAATTCACTACAGTGAACCCTGGCAATTTAATCAAGATCTGGTGGCGCGAATCGTGGCCGCTATTTTTATTGCACTGCAACATCACGATGCCAGTGTGTTGGTATTTCTGCCTGGGCAAAGCGAAATTCGTCGCGTTGCCGATACCTTAAGCCATCGCTTGGGCAGTGATTCTTGTGCGTTGAATAATGTAATGTTGGCGCCCTTATTTGGTGATTTAAGTCTCGATCAGCAGCGCCAAGCGATCGAGCCCTGCGCGCCGGGCTTTCGCAAAATTGTGCTGGCAACCAATATTGCCGAAACCAGTTTGACCATCGATGGCGTCGATGTTGTGATTGATAGTGGCTTGTATCGCCAAGCCAGCTTTAACCCGAATACCGGTTTGACCCACCTAGTGACCAAGCGAATCTCTAAGGCGTCGAGTACCCAGCGCGCGGGTCGCGCGGGTCGTTTAGCGCCGGGCGTTTGTTATCGCCTCTGGAGCGAGACGCAGCAGCAAGAGTTGGCGGCATTCACGCCGCCGGAAATTGAGCAGTCGGACCTATCGCCCCTGGCCTTGCAGTTGTTTCGCTGGGGTGTAACAAGCCCAGCGGAACTGCGTTGGCTAACCCCGCCACCCACGGGGGCTTGGCAGCAGGCCGTCGATTTACTGTTGCGTTTACAAGCCGTCGCTGTGGATGAGCGCGGCGTGCAACAGATTACCGAGCAAGGTCGCATGATGAGCGATGTGCCTGCTCATCCGCGCTTGGCACACATGCTCGTGTGCGCGCAAGCGCTGGGCCAGTTACCTCAAGCGGCATTGATTGCGGCTTTACTCAGTGAGCGCGATGTCAACGCCGGTGGCGCAGATGTACAGTTGCGCCTCGATTGGCTTAAGGGCGATCGCCAAGGGCCTGGCGGTGTGGCAAAGCGCTTGCGCCAACTGGCCAGTCAATTTGAGCGCGCCTTGGGCCAGCGGGCCGAAGCGACTAGGGTGAGCCGAGGCGAGTTATCGGTGCCACCAGATCAAATCGCCGGCTTGTTGTTAGCCTTTGCCTTCCCCGATCGCATCGCCCAGCGGCGCTCCGAGCAGGGGCATCACTATCGCTTGAGTAATGGTAGAAGTGCCGTGTTAGCCGAAACCGATAGTTTGCGCAGTCAGCCCTGGCTAGTGGTTGCGGAAACCGGCGGGCACACGGGTGAGCGCATTTTTTTAGCCGCCGCACTGGCGCCAAGCTTGTTCGACGGGCCGTTAAAAACACTGGTGCGCGTTGAGCAGTCACTGGGCTGGGACAACAACGCCGAGCGCTTTGTTGCAGAGCAGCGCCGCTGTGTTGGCGCACTCATCCTTGCCAGTAAACAATTGCCGCCCCTGACCGGCGAGGCCAAGCAACAGGCATTGCTGCAGTTGGTGCGCGATAGAGGTTTAGGGTTATTCGAGTGGAGTGAAGCCGCGCGTCAACTGCGGGCGCGGGTTATGTTAGTGCGCGAGCACACACAGCAACCCATCAACCAGTCTGAGCTAAGCTGGCCAGATTTTTCCGATACCGGTCTGTTAAATAACCTGAATCTTTGGTTGGCGCCCTATGTCGACAAAATTAATAAGTTGCAGGATTTTAAAGCACTCGATCTCCACGGTTTGTTGTGCAACCAGCTCGATTGGCATCAACAACAAGCGTTGAATCAATTAGCGCCGAGCCACTGGTTGGTGCCGTCTGGCAATGCTATTGCTATCGACTATGATCAAAGCCCGCCGGTGCTGGCGGTCAAATTGCAGGAAATGTTTGGTTGCGAAGAAACCCCTGCGTTGGTTAACGGCAAGGTCACTTTGTTGTTACATTTGTTGTCGCCAGCGCGCAGGCCGATACAAATTACCCAGGATATCGCGGGCTTCTGGCGCGGCAGTTACCAAGCGGTGAAAAAAGACATGAAGGGCCGCTATTCGAAACACCCATGGCCAGATGATCCACTGCAGGCGATAGCAACGGCAAAAGTAAAAAATAAAATGTAG
- a CDS encoding alpha-amylase family protein: protein MNKSLVNLSPRLFHLCTLLLFFCLAGPAKADVILHAFNWTYTDVKNKATEISNLGYKAVLVAPPLKSSKTGCQWWQRYQPQDWRVIDHCLGNKESFVAMVNALKAKGVVVYADIVLNHMANERNGATDFPGSAALTDYASNPTYWNKQKLFGNLDNGLLSSWDFHEAKCISDYNNVWQVQNWRLCGAYPDKGLPDLNPNSYVVESQRSYLQGLKNLGVKGFRVDAAKHMTNWHINQIFTASIKQGMHVFGEVITSGGTNTSDYQNYLGPYLNGTDHDAYDFPLLNAMRNALQPSGSMAALDNPYANGNALAGDRAVTMPITHDIPTNSGFRYLIMNSTDEHLAYAYVLGRRDGAPMVFSDKTGTDNNRWVDDYKQSDIKAMVKFHNRVKGQAQESVWADNCVVAFRRGKEGVVGINKCGEERWIKLNTNDKYYWYRNYVDTLTGDTFSIDASVKWIRIPARSARLWAAS, encoded by the coding sequence ATGAATAAGAGTCTGGTTAATTTATCCCCGCGCCTGTTCCACTTGTGTACCCTGTTATTGTTTTTCTGCTTGGCCGGCCCAGCCAAGGCCGATGTTATTTTACACGCCTTTAATTGGACCTATACGGACGTTAAGAATAAAGCCACGGAAATTTCCAATCTCGGCTATAAAGCCGTATTGGTTGCACCGCCATTGAAGTCGTCAAAAACCGGTTGCCAATGGTGGCAACGCTACCAGCCGCAGGACTGGCGTGTGATCGATCATTGCCTTGGCAATAAAGAATCTTTTGTGGCGATGGTCAATGCTTTAAAAGCCAAAGGCGTTGTGGTGTATGCAGACATAGTGCTGAATCACATGGCCAACGAGCGCAATGGCGCCACCGATTTCCCCGGCAGCGCGGCGCTTACCGACTATGCCAGTAACCCAACCTATTGGAACAAGCAAAAATTATTTGGCAATCTCGATAACGGCTTGCTGAGTAGCTGGGATTTTCACGAGGCTAAATGTATAAGCGATTACAACAACGTATGGCAGGTGCAGAATTGGCGTTTATGCGGCGCTTACCCCGATAAAGGCCTGCCGGATCTGAACCCCAATAGCTATGTTGTCGAATCGCAACGATCTTATTTGCAGGGCTTAAAAAACTTAGGCGTAAAAGGCTTTCGCGTCGATGCTGCAAAACACATGACCAACTGGCACATTAATCAAATATTTACCGCCAGTATTAAACAAGGCATGCATGTTTTTGGCGAGGTGATCACCAGTGGCGGCACCAACACCAGCGACTATCAAAATTATTTAGGTCCCTACCTCAACGGCACCGATCACGATGCCTATGACTTTCCCTTGTTGAATGCTATGCGCAATGCCCTGCAACCCAGTGGCTCCATGGCGGCCTTGGATAACCCCTATGCAAACGGCAATGCCTTGGCGGGTGATCGCGCAGTGACTATGCCAATTACCCACGATATTCCCACCAACAGTGGTTTTCGCTATCTAATCATGAACAGCACCGACGAACATTTGGCCTATGCCTATGTGTTGGGTCGCAGAGACGGCGCGCCCATGGTATTTAGCGATAAAACCGGCACCGACAATAATCGCTGGGTGGATGACTATAAACAGTCGGACATCAAAGCCATGGTGAAATTTCACAACCGCGTTAAAGGCCAGGCCCAAGAAAGTGTGTGGGCCGACAATTGCGTGGTGGCTTTCCGCCGTGGTAAAGAGGGCGTTGTGGGGATCAATAAGTGCGGTGAAGAGCGCTGGATAAAACTCAACACCAACGACAAGTATTATTGGTATCGCAATTATGTCGATACCTTGACGGGCGATACCTTCTCCATCGACGCCAGTGTCAAATGGATTCGCATCCCCGCGCGCAGTGCGAGGCTCTGGGCGGCGAGTTAA